The proteins below are encoded in one region of Levilactobacillus namurensis:
- a CDS encoding acetyltransferase: protein MTHDDDDLIYRFQSAHPDYYEHFQDHPVTRREAIQDLDDVPVNATADQKAYLGAFEDEQLVLIVDLIIDYPLPSLVWLGLWMPEKTLSAARCADLYQSLVTTLRAADAVQLQLSVFMGDRNAPAFWADQGLTKVQTTTVVRGDRTANVTIYQDKFAR from the coding sequence TTGACCCACGACGATGACGACCTGATCTATCGGTTTCAAAGCGCCCATCCGGACTACTACGAACACTTCCAGGACCATCCGGTGACCCGGCGGGAAGCTATTCAGGACTTAGACGACGTGCCGGTCAACGCCACGGCGGACCAGAAGGCGTACCTGGGGGCTTTCGAGGATGAGCAGTTGGTTTTGATCGTTGATCTGATCATCGATTACCCGTTGCCCAGTCTGGTCTGGTTAGGGCTTTGGATGCCGGAGAAGACGCTATCGGCGGCGCGGTGTGCCGACCTCTATCAGAGCCTAGTGACCACGCTACGGGCGGCGGATGCCGTCCAGCTACAGCTGAGCGTCTTCATGGGGGACCGCAATGCGCCGGCGTTTTGGGCTGATCAAGGGTTAACCAAAGTGCAGACCACGACGGTCGTCCGGGGAGACCGCACTGCGAACGTGACGATTTATCAAGATAAGTTCGCCCGGTGA